GCTTGGCGATCCAAGCCCTGTTGTAAAAGTAGTTCATTCCTATGATGGGATCGTATTATCTGATGTGACTACCGTGAAATTCGCCAAAAAGGCACTTGAAAAGGGAAGTGATGGTCTTATTCTAGTTTCAAACGGTGCCGGCGGCCATGCAGGAACACTAAATCCAATTGCTTTTGTTCATGAAATTAGGAGTTTTTTTGACGGGCCGGTGATTCTTGCTGGAGCGATGTCCAGGGGAGAGGACATTTTAGCAGCAAAGGTTTTGGGGGCAGACTTCGCATATATGGGTACACAGTTTATAGCCGCAAAAGAAAGTGGTGCCGGCGAGGATTACAAACAGATGGCGGTCGATTCAATGATTGATGACATAGTTTATACGCCAGCTTTCAGCGGGATACCTGCGAATTACATGATCCCCAGTATTGTGAATGCTGGTCTCAATCCAAATCATCTGCCTGCGAATAAAAAGATGGATTTTTCAGAGCTGGGGGATCCGAATATCCGTGCATGGAAAAATATTTGGGGAGCTGGACAAGGTGTGGGTGGAGTCGAGAAGGTACAGTCCATTGCAGAAATTACCGAGGGGCTACTGGAGCAATATCGAATTGCGCAAGAGAAAGTGATTCGAGACTACAATGCGGTTGTAAAACAATAGGGGGGTCAATAATGTCTGAAGTAGTACGTGTGAAAATAGAAAATAAAATTGCTTACATTGCGATGAATCGGCCGGACAAGCGAAATGCCTTATCAATTGAAATGGCTGATGAGCTATTAGCTGCTTTGGAGGATGCAAATCAAGATGATGAAGTAAGAGCGATTATTTTATATGGAGAAGGAAAAGCATTTTCTGCTGGTGGTGACCTTGAAACATTAAACAGATTAAATAACTCAGCAGAGATTATGAAGTATATGAAGCGTGCTTTAGCAGTCATTCAATCAATCAGGGAATTGGATAAATATGTTGTTAGTGCGGTTCATGGATTTGCTGCCGGGGCAGGATTTAGTATCGCGGTTGCAGCAGACTTTGTTGTTGCACAAAAAGATGCTAAATTTGTTTGCAGTTTTGCGAATGTCGGGATTATTCCAGATCTTGGGCTTATTAAGGCATTATCAGAAAAAGTCCCATCCAATCTTGCAAAGGAATGGATTTCCTCGTCTCGTCCGATTTCAGCAACTATAGCATATGAAAATGGTGTTATTAATCGGGTTATAGAAGGTGATTTATTAGACGGAGCAACAGAATTTGCACAGTTTATCGTTGATGGTCCTCCACTAGCAAATCAATTTGTCAAACAATTGGTTAACCACTCACAGGAGTTGACTTACGATACGAATGATATGCAAGAAACAACAGTACAAACTCTGCTTCTTCAGACGGAGGATAATGAAGAAGGAATTCGTGCTTTTTTTGAAAAAAGGAAGCCCAACTTTAAAGGGAAGTAGTAATTATCATAAGGCAATAAAAAAGAGGAGAGAAAATGCTTCACACATCTGCGTAATTGAAAAATACCCCTGTTTAAAAGGAAATAAAGCTGCAAAATTATCTATTATGTGAAATACTTTGGAAGGGAGCGAGAGAAGACAATTAATATAGGCTATATGAAAAAAAGGAAGTGAATTATAGTGCTGGAGGAATACGGAATCCAATTAGTGAAAATCGACCTGCCCTTTCGCTTAAACCATGTAAACTGCTTTCTGGCAGAGGGTGAAAATGGTTTTCAAGTAATTGATACTGGGCTTCATAATAAACAAACGGCAGAGCGATGGAATGAAGAGCTGGAGGGTAAGACAGTAACAGACATAATTATTACTCATTACCATCCAGATCATTTTGGTTATGCTGGAGGGATGCAGAAAAAGACAGCTGCAAAAGTTTCGATGTCACGAATAGATGCTGAGGCAGGGCTGGGAGCATGGCAGGAACATTTGTTAACTGGTCTGCGTAAAAACTATCAGTTGTCGGGAATTCCTGAAGAAGTTGCAGCCGAAATGAGCTCGAATACGAGGGAATTTGTACCGCTGGTAACACCATATCCAATCATTAATCATTATCTAGCAGAAGGTGAACTGATTCCGATCGGAAAATATGAATATGAGGTGATTTTTACTCCGGGCCATTCGGATGGGCTTGTCAGCTTTTATAACAAAGAAAAAAATATATTGCTTTCTACCGATCATATATTGCCAAGAATCACACCGAATATTTCCTACTGGTTTCATGGGGATCCGAATCCATTAGGAACTTATTTTAACTCATTAACTAAAATAAAAAAATTAGATGCAGATTTGGTCGTGCCATCACATGGAAAACCATTTAATGATGCAAGTAAACGCATTGATGAAATTCGAGCCCATCATGATGAACGATTAGGTGTACTTGCCAATATCTTAAAAAATGGATGTACGATCTATGAGGCTACCGAAAAACTTTTCAATAGACAGCTGACCATTCATGAAACAAGATTTGCGGTCGGAGAAACACTCGCACATTTGGAATATTTACGATACAACGGGGAGTGTCAGCGGGAAAAAAGAGATGGGAAGTATTGGTATACACTATAAATAGGCAGCTGATGAGCTCGGTATGTACTTTCACACTTCAGTGTCTGGTCTATGCCTATGCTTTCATCGGAGCTTGCCTATATTTCCCGCACTAAGATGGTAGATCGTTTATTTAGCATTTTAGCCATTATAAAGTGATATGTTTATACAATCAAACATATAGGTTAACATTGTCCATAAAAAAAGCTAAGATAGAAGGAGAATCGAATAGGGGGGTCGAGATGATTAAACATTTGCAGGATACAGTAACATTAAATAATGGTGTGGAAATTCCAGGATTTGGGCTCGGTGTTTATAAGGTTGAAGATGGAAAAACGACAGTCAATGCTGTTAAAGCTGCATTAAACTATGGGTATCGCAGTATTGATACAGCCTCTTTTTACAATAATGAACTCGGGGTTGGACAGGCAATCAGAGAGGCTGATATACCTCGAGAGGAGCTTTTTATTACATCGAAGGTTTGGAATGATGAACAAGGTTATGAGAGTACATTGGAAGCCTGTGAAAGAAGCTTAAATAAATTAGGGCTGGACTATTTGGATCTTTATCTCATCCATTGGCCAGTAAAAGGAAAGTATAAGGAAACGTGGCGTGCAATGGAAAAATTGTATAATGATAAAAAGGTTCGGGCAATTGGAGTTTGTAATTTTCATGTGCATCATTTACAAGACTTATTAATGGACAGTTATGTGCAGCCTGTCATTAATCAGGTAGAATTTCACCCCCATTTAAGTCAGGCAGAGCTGCGGGAGTTCTGTGCGAAGGAAAATATTCAGCTTGAGGCATGGTCACCATTAAAGCGGGGGCAATTGCTTGAAGAACCTGCACTTAAAGAAATTGCAAAAAAACATGGGAAAACGACAGCACAGATCATTTTGCGCTGGGATATTCAACACAATGTTATTACAATTCCAAAGTCGATTACAGAAGAAAGAATCAAATCGAATGCTGATATTTTTGATTTTTCACTAAGCGAATCGGATATGGAAAAAATCAACGGGATGAATATCAATGATCGGGCAGGGACAAATCCAGATAGCTATGATCGTTAACAGTTAAAATACAATATGCAAGGTTTGAATGGAAGGTTTTTCTTCTAACTTTGAAACAGTATACATAAAATGAATTAGGTCAGAAACTGAGTGGAAACAGCTCACAATCTTACCAATTCAAACAGGGGGTGTACGTATGACCGGTCGCAAACTGGTTTGGATCGTCACCGTACTATCACTTCTCACTATTACTGTTTTAATAATTGTTTCAGCGTTAAATAGCACAGAAAATTCGCTGGATGATCAGTGGAGAAATCATTCACTTATGCATGAAAACATCCATTACTAAAAAGGGAAATCTCATTTCTATCATATCATGATGCAGAGGTTCAGATGAATCTGCATCATTTTTGTTTTCAGTTTAATTTTTTCCAGTTAAAGTTTAGAATTTAATTGATGAAACTGCTAAGAGAGGTTATTTTATGAAACGAGTGATTGCTGCTGGAATAATAGGCATTTCTATAGTGTTATTAAGCGGATGTTTTAATTCGACAGCTGTATCTGTAGTATCAGATATGTATGAAGCAGCGCTGTTGGAAGATAATGAATTAGTAGGTACATACTTTTCTGAGGATTATATGGAGGAGCATCCATTAGAGGAATTATCAGATGAACTTGCGGAAGATGTTCGTAATCGTGGTGGGGTGAATTTATTAAACATGAAGGAACTGCAGGAAAGAAATCTGCAGACAGATATTTCAAAGAAACTGAATGATGCGTATGATGAAGATTGGCGGTTTATTGTGGTTCAAACAGATGATGATACGATTAAAACATGGATTGTTTTAAGAGGTGAAACACAATATTATATTGTAGATGGACAAGTGATGGATGTGGAGACGTATAATCGTGAAGTATTACAATAGTAATTTGCTCAGTGCAAAATAATAGGATTTCATTCAATTTCATGAAATAATAATGGTATACACAACAGATGCATAAAAGAATGGAGACTAGAATATGAAGTGTAAAGTAAATCGCAATGCAGCAAAAGTATTAAAAGAAATGCTCGCCAAAGAAGAAGCTGAAGGCAAAATGATCCGAGTATACATTTCTCATATGCACGGGGATCATGCCCATTATGGTATTTCTTTAGATACACCAACCGAGCATGATGAAATTGTGAAAACCGATAAAGATGTCGATATACTATTAGATACGCGTGAGGCATTTCTGGATGGTATTTGGATTCAATATTTCTATGTAGATGATGAAGGTTTCGTGATTACAAACCCTTCAAAAGGTCATAACCACCATCATTAAAATAGATAGAGCTGTGACGGCAGAATGGTCACAGCTTTTTTTGTTTTGTCAATGCTGTGAATAACTTAGATACTGGTACAGCCACGCCCAGCTACTAGCGAGCCTTCTCTCGCCTCCCTGCAGTTGTCGTGTTTCCTTTATCTCCTGCGTAGGAATCGAGCCGTCGAACCACCCCAAAGGTCGGGGTGCAGTCCATATGTCGCAAACCGGGCGCTTGCGCTTTTGTTCTTGGAAGTTTTTAGAGGAAACAATCCTATTCATTTGAATGATTCAGATAATACCGATATAATTGAAAAGAGGGAATACAACATGAATCTTCAACATATATTTGTGAGAAATTACAGCAATATAAGAGGAGGAATGTATGTATGAGATATGCGAACCCAAATACAGGAGGCGCAATTGTAACATTTAAGGAACGATATGATAATTTTATTGGTGGTGAATACCAACCGCCTGTGAATGGAAAGTATTTTGAAAACGTCAGTCCGGTAACGGGCAAGGTATTCTGCGAAATCGCACGTTCTACAAAGGAAGATGTTCAGGTGGCCGTTGATGCGGCAAACGCTGCAAAAGACTCTTGGGGAAAGACCTCAGTTACAGAACGCTCGAATATATTAAATCAAATTGCCAATCGCATGGAAGAAAATTTGGAGAAACTGGCAGTCGCTGAAACTTGGGATAATGGGAAAGCAGTCCGGGAGCCATTGGCCGCAGACATACCACTCGCGATAGATCATTTTCGATATTTTGCTGGTGTTATTCGTGCTCAAGAGGGTGGTATCAGCCAGATTGATGATGATACTGTAGCATACCATTTTCATGAGCCGCTTGGTGTTGTAGGTCAAATTATTCCTTGGAACTTCCCATTACTGATGGCAACTTGGAAGCTGGCACCGGCACTTGCAGCTGGGAACTGTGTTGTATTAAAACCAGCTGAACAAACTCCAGCTTCCATCCATGTGTTTATAGAGATTATTCAAGATTTATTACCACCGGGAGTTCTTAATATTGTAAATGGATTTGGTGTTGAAGCAGGAAAACCACTTGCTACGAACCCTGGAATTTCCAAAGTAGCATTTACAGGTGAAACAACTACTGGAAGAATGATTATGCAATATGCTTCTGAAAATATTATCCCTGTTACACTGGAGCTTGGCGGAAAGTCACCAAACATATTTTTTGAGGATGTGCTGGATGCCGATGATGGCTTCTTGGATAAAGCAGTGGAGGGCTTTGTTATGTTCGCACTCAACCAAGGTGAGGTCTGTACATGTCCATCACGAGCCCTGGTACATGAGTCAATCTATGATACGTTTATGGAACGTGTTATCGAGCGTGTGAAACAAATCAAAATTGGCCATCCGCTTGATACAGAGACGATGATGGGTGCACAGGCCTCCCATGAGCAATTGGAAAAAATATCATCCTATCTGGATATCGGAAAACAGGAAGGTGCAGAGGTGCTTATTGGCGGAAATGTAAACAAGCTTGAAGGTGAGCTTGAAAATGGTTATTATGTCGAGCCAACGATTTTTAAAGGCAATAATAAAATGCGTATTTTCCAAGAAGAAATCTTTGGACCTGTCCTTTCCGTAACCACTTTTAAAGATAAAGAGGAAGCCATGAAAATAGCCAATGACACCTTGTATGGATTAGGTGCAGGCGTTTGGACACGTAATATTAATACTGCTTACCGATTTGGACGCGGCATTCAGGCAGGGAGGGTATGGACAAACTGTTATCATCAATACCCAGCACATGCAGCATTTGGCGGCTATAAAAAGTCAGGGATCGGACGGGAAAATCATTTAATGATGCTTGGCCACTATCAGCAAACGAAGAACTTATTAATTAGCTATAGCGAAGGTCCAGCAGGATTATTTTAGCAGATAAGAGAATATAAACTTTCTTATGCTGCATAAGTGCAACGAAGGCATCCGCCTAAAGGCTTGACGAGCGCCAAGTTTTCTAAAAATAATCTGGTAAGGGGAGGCTATGCATGGTCGAACGAGTAAAGGCAACAGAGGAAGCATTACGTCTGATTAATACATTGGTTAACATTCACGGGCCATTAATGTTTCATCAATCAGGAGGATGCTGTGACGGCAGTTCACCAATGTGTTATCAACGCGGAGAATTTCGGACCGGAGAATCGGACGTCCTGCTAGGAGAGATTGGTGATACACCTTTCTATATATCAAAGGATCAATATGAATATTGGAAGCATACGCAGCTCATTATTGATTCAATCGACGGTCGTGGCGGTATGTTTTCATTAGAAGGCCCAGAAGGGAAACGATTTATTACAAGATCTCGTGTGTTTACAGAAGAGGAAAAACATGAGTTAGCAAACAGTTAAAAAGAAATGGAATCGCCATCTTAAACTTTAGGGTGGCGTTTTTTATTTGCCAATAATTATTTGCTTGCAAACAATTATTCTTAGAACATGATTCACATCATTTTGGGCAATACATAAACTAGGAAAAACGACCAAAAAGGGTGTGTTAACTTGTCTATTCTTAACTATTATGTGAGCGGGAACACTGCAGAGGGGATCGTAAATTATTTACAAACAAACATAGTACAATTGGAGAAAATCATATATTTAAAGCATCCCTCTGAAATGTATAAAACAAATATCTTAAAGCAGCTTGCTGCCATCTATAGTCCAGTGAAAAAGGTAGAAGTGTTAAAAAGTCCTTTGGGCACAAACTATTTAGATGGTGTAATCATCCTTGAAAAATCTGCAGCAATCCTCACTGACCGGATTGCATTAGAAGATTCACGGACAATAGAACTTGATTTACAGCAATTGACTGGAGAATCTCTTGAAACAGCAGGAAATGAAGAAATCCAGAAAAAGGTGAATCAATTTACGAAGCAAGCTTGTGAAAACTTTGCAACAGGGCTAAAAATTCATGATGATTTAGAAGCTATTTATATTCATGAAATGAATTTTAAACGTGCAGATGAGCTGGCTGACAATTTTATTAAAGATTTATTGCCACAGGTAGCAACTGTGAATAGACATGCCCGTGTATATCACCGTTTATTTGGAACGAATACACCAGACGGGGTTGTTAACGAGGTTCCGCATTTAATCGAACATCTATCGAATGTTTACTATATAAAAGGGAGGGCAGGTACTGGTAAATCAACCTTTATGAAAAAAATTGCAAAAGCTTGCGAACAGCATGGGTATGATGTGGAGCTGTATCATTGCAGCTTTGACCCGAAAAGCTTAGATATGGTTCTCGTCCGTGAGCTTGATTTCTGCATATTTGATAGTACAGATCCCCATGAATTTTTTCCAAGCCGTGATAGTGAGCAAGTAGTTGATTTGTATTTGGAAACTGTAACACCAGGAACTGATGAGAAATTCGCAAAGAAAATTGATGCGGTGAACCGCAATTACAAATCCTATATGAAAAAAGGGATTCAGGATTTACAGCAGGCAGGGAAAGCTTTCGAAGCATTGGAACAAAAATTTATCATTAAGGAGCAAGATATCGAAAAGGCTGTTGAATATATACAAGATAAAATTAATTAGTAACTGAAAAAACCCGAAATTTTATGAACTCTTATCGATTAATCCCGTTTTAAAGAAGTATTTACCAATCCTTTTTTGGGGAAATACGCTTATCAATACTCAAAGCATGAAAAGATGTGTCCGTGCATAGGATATATAAACCGCTGCACAGATGGAGGGAGTAGCTGATGAATATATTAAATAAGGCGAGAGACTATAGGGAAGAGGAAAACCGTTTAAAATGGGAAGGTACATTTGAAGAATATTTAGAGATTGTGAAAGAGAGACCAGAAGTCGCACAGACAGCGCATTCTCGTGTATATCATATGATTAAAAGCTCTGGGGTTACTGAAAAAGACGATAAAAAAATGTTCCACTTCTTCGGTGAAGGAATCTTTGGATTAGAGACGGCAATTGAAAGATTGGTGGAAGAATATTTTCATCCCGCAGCTAAAAGATTAGATGTAAGAAAGCGGATATTATTATTGATGGGACCAGTAAGTGGAGGGAAATCGACCATCGTCAGTATGTTAAAACGTGGTCTTGAGCAATATTCACGTACTGAAGAAGGGGCGGTGTATGCAATAAAAGGCTGTCCAATGCATGAAGATCCGCTTCATTTAATTCCCCAGCATTTGCGGGAGGATTTTTATGAAGAGTATGGTATTCGAATTGAAGGCAGCTTATCACCATTAAATACGATGCGACTTGAACAGGAATACGGAGGCCGTATTGAAGATGTGAAGGTAGAACGGATATTCTTCTCAGAGGATAAGCGTGTTGGGATTGGAACCTTTAGTCCATCTGATCCGAAGTCACAGGATATTGCTGATTTAACTGGTAGTATTGACTTTTCTACAATTGCTGAATATGGGTCAGAATCCGATCCAAGAGCATACCGTTTTGATGGGGAATTGAACAAAGCAAACCGCGGGATGATGGAGTTCCAGGAAATTTTAAAAAGTGATGAGAAGTTCCTATGGCATTTATTATCATTGACGCAGGAAGGAAATTTTAAAGCAGGAAGGTTCGCGCTTATTTCCGCCGATGAGCTTATCGTGGCACACACGAACGAGTCGGAATATCGTTCCTTTATAGCAAATAAGAAAAATGAAGCCTTGCATTCTCGAATTATTGTTATGCCAATCCCGTATAATTTAAGAGTTAGCCAGGAAGAACGAATCTACGAAAAAATGATTAAAGAAAGTGATATTGCGGATGTCCATGTTGCACCACATGCACTTCGAGCTGCAGCGATATTTTCAATCCTGACAAGATTGAAAGAATCGAAGAAACAAGGAATTGATTTGGTTAAGAAGATGCGGCTTTATGATGGCGAAAGTGTAGAAGGATTTAATCAAGTGGATACAGAGGAGTTAAAGAAGGAATTTCAGGATGAAGGAATGTCTGGAATTGACCCGCGCTATGTCATTAACCGGATATCCTCAACGATTATTCGCAAAGAAGTGCCATCCATTAATGCGCTGGATGTACTGCGATCACTAAAGGATGGACTTGATCAGCATCCATCTATCTCAAAGGATGACT
This region of Oceanobacillus sp. FSL K6-2867 genomic DNA includes:
- a CDS encoding nitronate monooxygenase, translated to MQLNELKQQMTLPVIMAPMFLISNPRMVIEACNAGIIGSFPALNVRTTEKLDEWMGEIKSELEQRKEQNPGRKIAPWAINFISHRTNKRFTEDLQLIEKHQPPIVITSLGDPSPVVKVVHSYDGIVLSDVTTVKFAKKALEKGSDGLILVSNGAGGHAGTLNPIAFVHEIRSFFDGPVILAGAMSRGEDILAAKVLGADFAYMGTQFIAAKESGAGEDYKQMAVDSMIDDIVYTPAFSGIPANYMIPSIVNAGLNPNHLPANKKMDFSELGDPNIRAWKNIWGAGQGVGGVEKVQSIAEITEGLLEQYRIAQEKVIRDYNAVVKQ
- a CDS encoding enoyl-CoA hydratase/isomerase family protein codes for the protein MSEVVRVKIENKIAYIAMNRPDKRNALSIEMADELLAALEDANQDDEVRAIILYGEGKAFSAGGDLETLNRLNNSAEIMKYMKRALAVIQSIRELDKYVVSAVHGFAAGAGFSIAVAADFVVAQKDAKFVCSFANVGIIPDLGLIKALSEKVPSNLAKEWISSSRPISATIAYENGVINRVIEGDLLDGATEFAQFIVDGPPLANQFVKQLVNHSQELTYDTNDMQETTVQTLLLQTEDNEEGIRAFFEKRKPNFKGK
- a CDS encoding MBL fold metallo-hydrolase; translated protein: MLEEYGIQLVKIDLPFRLNHVNCFLAEGENGFQVIDTGLHNKQTAERWNEELEGKTVTDIIITHYHPDHFGYAGGMQKKTAAKVSMSRIDAEAGLGAWQEHLLTGLRKNYQLSGIPEEVAAEMSSNTREFVPLVTPYPIINHYLAEGELIPIGKYEYEVIFTPGHSDGLVSFYNKEKNILLSTDHILPRITPNISYWFHGDPNPLGTYFNSLTKIKKLDADLVVPSHGKPFNDASKRIDEIRAHHDERLGVLANILKNGCTIYEATEKLFNRQLTIHETRFAVGETLAHLEYLRYNGECQREKRDGKYWYTL
- a CDS encoding aldo/keto reductase, which encodes MIKHLQDTVTLNNGVEIPGFGLGVYKVEDGKTTVNAVKAALNYGYRSIDTASFYNNELGVGQAIREADIPREELFITSKVWNDEQGYESTLEACERSLNKLGLDYLDLYLIHWPVKGKYKETWRAMEKLYNDKKVRAIGVCNFHVHHLQDLLMDSYVQPVINQVEFHPHLSQAELREFCAKENIQLEAWSPLKRGQLLEEPALKEIAKKHGKTTAQIILRWDIQHNVITIPKSITEERIKSNADIFDFSLSESDMEKINGMNINDRAGTNPDSYDR
- a CDS encoding iron-sulfur cluster assembly accessory protein, with protein sequence MKCKVNRNAAKVLKEMLAKEEAEGKMIRVYISHMHGDHAHYGISLDTPTEHDEIVKTDKDVDILLDTREAFLDGIWIQYFYVDDEGFVITNPSKGHNHHH
- a CDS encoding aldehyde dehydrogenase family protein; the encoded protein is MRYANPNTGGAIVTFKERYDNFIGGEYQPPVNGKYFENVSPVTGKVFCEIARSTKEDVQVAVDAANAAKDSWGKTSVTERSNILNQIANRMEENLEKLAVAETWDNGKAVREPLAADIPLAIDHFRYFAGVIRAQEGGISQIDDDTVAYHFHEPLGVVGQIIPWNFPLLMATWKLAPALAAGNCVVLKPAEQTPASIHVFIEIIQDLLPPGVLNIVNGFGVEAGKPLATNPGISKVAFTGETTTGRMIMQYASENIIPVTLELGGKSPNIFFEDVLDADDGFLDKAVEGFVMFALNQGEVCTCPSRALVHESIYDTFMERVIERVKQIKIGHPLDTETMMGAQASHEQLEKISSYLDIGKQEGAEVLIGGNVNKLEGELENGYYVEPTIFKGNNKMRIFQEEIFGPVLSVTTFKDKEEAMKIANDTLYGLGAGVWTRNINTAYRFGRGIQAGRVWTNCYHQYPAHAAFGGYKKSGIGRENHLMMLGHYQQTKNLLISYSEGPAGLF
- a CDS encoding DUF779 domain-containing protein; this encodes MVERVKATEEALRLINTLVNIHGPLMFHQSGGCCDGSSPMCYQRGEFRTGESDVLLGEIGDTPFYISKDQYEYWKHTQLIIDSIDGRGGMFSLEGPEGKRFITRSRVFTEEEKHELANS
- a CDS encoding AAA family ATPase, coding for MSILNYYVSGNTAEGIVNYLQTNIVQLEKIIYLKHPSEMYKTNILKQLAAIYSPVKKVEVLKSPLGTNYLDGVIILEKSAAILTDRIALEDSRTIELDLQQLTGESLETAGNEEIQKKVNQFTKQACENFATGLKIHDDLEAIYIHEMNFKRADELADNFIKDLLPQVATVNRHARVYHRLFGTNTPDGVVNEVPHLIEHLSNVYYIKGRAGTGKSTFMKKIAKACEQHGYDVELYHCSFDPKSLDMVLVRELDFCIFDSTDPHEFFPSRDSEQVVDLYLETVTPGTDEKFAKKIDAVNRNYKSYMKKGIQDLQQAGKAFEALEQKFIIKEQDIEKAVEYIQDKIN
- a CDS encoding PrkA family serine protein kinase, which translates into the protein MNILNKARDYREEENRLKWEGTFEEYLEIVKERPEVAQTAHSRVYHMIKSSGVTEKDDKKMFHFFGEGIFGLETAIERLVEEYFHPAAKRLDVRKRILLLMGPVSGGKSTIVSMLKRGLEQYSRTEEGAVYAIKGCPMHEDPLHLIPQHLREDFYEEYGIRIEGSLSPLNTMRLEQEYGGRIEDVKVERIFFSEDKRVGIGTFSPSDPKSQDIADLTGSIDFSTIAEYGSESDPRAYRFDGELNKANRGMMEFQEILKSDEKFLWHLLSLTQEGNFKAGRFALISADELIVAHTNESEYRSFIANKKNEALHSRIIVMPIPYNLRVSQEERIYEKMIKESDIADVHVAPHALRAAAIFSILTRLKESKKQGIDLVKKMRLYDGESVEGFNQVDTEELKKEFQDEGMSGIDPRYVINRISSTIIRKEVPSINALDVLRSLKDGLDQHPSISKDDLEKYMNYIAVARREYDEIAKKEVQKAFVYSYEESAKTLMDNYLDNVEAYCNKNKLRDPLTGEEMSPDEKLMRSIEEQIGISENAKKAFREEILIRLSAYARKGKRFDYNSHERLREAIQKKLFADLKDVVKITTSSKTPDESQLKKINEVIARLIDEHGYNSVSANELLRYVGSLLNR